A window from Rhea pennata isolate bPtePen1 chromosome 1, bPtePen1.pri, whole genome shotgun sequence encodes these proteins:
- the SH3BGR gene encoding SH3 domain-binding glutamic acid-rich protein produces the protein MVIKVFVATSSGSTAIKKKQQEVVGFLEANKIDFQQMDIAGDEDNRKWMRENVPGEKKPQNGIPLPPQIFNEERYCGDFESFFSAKEENIVYSFLGLAPPPGTEETEKSEATEVNEAHAEANADEEAQSAQSPSEDQQEDKEEHAAAGEEEEKQEEGEEKEEVEEETEEQEES, from the exons atcaaaaagaaacagcaagaagTAGTGGGCTTTTTAGAGGCCAACAAGATTGACTTTCAGCAAATGGACATAGCAGGTGATGAGGACAACAGGAAATGGATGAGAGAGAACGTCCCAGGtgaaaaaaagcctcaaaatgGAATCCCTCTCCCTCCACAGATCTTCAATGAGGAACGGTACTGTGGG GACTTCgaatcctttttttctgctaaagaagaaaatattgtttattcATTCCTGGGTCTTGCTCCTCCTCCAGGCACAGAG gAGACTGAAAAGTCTGAAGCCACTGAAGTAAATGAGGCACATGCAGAAGCCAACGCAGATGAAGAGGCTCAGTCTGCTCAGTCACCATCAGAAGATCAACAG GAAGACAAGGAAGAACATGCAGCAGCAGGG gaagaagaagaaaagcaggaagagggagaagaaaaggaagaggtggaggaggagacaGAGGAGCAAGAAGAGTCTTAG